The Methanosarcinales archaeon genomic sequence AATAGTGATTTGTTGCTTTGAATCCAGTTTAATAGATATCATTAAATCTGATAAGTTCTAATTTTTAGTATTGGAAAAAAGGATTTATAATCTAATAGTGTTTGGCATAAATTGGTGGCTATTTGATTAATACAAAAGAGTTGTTGTCAACAATACTTTAATAAAATTTAAGTACGCCACGAACCTATTAAACACTAATAATTTTGAGGCGATATCAATTAATCTGCGATTCCTGGGCGGCTGTGGTGAAGTAGGACGCTCGGCTGTACTGGTGGACGACAACATCCTGCTAGATTATGGTATGAAGCCCAGCGATCCTCCTCAGTATCCTATCGGTGGCGTACGTCCGGATTCCATTATAGTATCCCACGGCCACCTGGACCATTGCGGGGTGGTACCTAACCTCATGGACCTTAAACCCGATCTTTTCATGACTCCAGTAACCAGGGACCTGGCGTCACTGTTAGCCAGGGATACCATGAAGATAGCAAAGGCAAATGGTCAGGTTCTGCCATTTATTATCGAGGATGTAAGGGATTTTGAACTGCATACAAATATTGTAGATTACGGTGTTGAATTCGATGCTTCAGGCTATAATGGAAGATTGTACGATGCAGGACATATTCCCGGATCTGCTTCTATTTACCTTGAAAATCCAACAGGTAGTTTGATTTATACCGGTGATATCAATCAACGGGAGACCCATTTACTTGGGCCGGCAAAACCCTTGCCCAACGCAGATGTATTGATCGTTGAGAGTACCTATTTTGGAACCGAACACACTTCCAGGCCTGAATTAGAAAATAAATTCATTGAAACCATCAAAGAGACAATAATGGGCGGTGGATGGGCACTTATCCCGGCATTTGCCATCGGGCGAACCCAGGAAGTGCTTATGATACTTGAGAAACACGGAATTGAATCCAGGGTTGATGGGATGGGGGTGGATGTGTATAATATCCTGAAAAAGCATCCTGCTTATCTAAAAAATCCAGGTCTGCTTGATAAAGCTTTCAAGTTAGCTTCTAAAGTAAATCCAAGGGAAAGGTCAAAGGTATTGGATGAACCCTGTGTGGTGGTCACCACAGCTGGTATGTTGAATGGTGGACCGATATTGTATTATCTAAAAGACATTTACGACGATCCCAGGTCAAAGCTCCTGTTAACCGGTTACCAGGTGGAAGGCACGAACGGTCGTTTGGCACTGGAGCGGGGATATTATGAATATAAGGGCAGGACTATGAAACTGGCCGCCCAACTGGAATTATTTGATTTTTCAGCACACAGCGGTGATAGCGGACTGAAAAGTCTGGTAGAGTCCCAGGTGGACGGCGGGTGTAAACTTGTGATTTGTGTGCATGGCGATAACACTGAAGGTTTTGCTATGTGGATTAATGACAACCTGGATGTTAATGCAGTATCACCTTCCATTGGTGACCAGATTTATATTTAATCAGACCTTTATTTGAGAACATGAATATTGTTATTCTCAGGATCGGACACCGTCCCGAGCGGGACCAGAGAGTCACTACCCATGTAGGACTGACAGCCCGTGCATTGGGAGCTGATGGAATGCTATTGGCTTCTGATGATAAAGGTGTTATCAACAGCCTGGAGGAAGTAACACAGCGATGGGGTGGCGACTTCTTTGCCCGTACTGTGACCTCCTGGAAGCAGGAGATCAACAACTGGCAGTCTGGCGGGGGGAAAGTGGTGCACCTGACAATGTACGGTCAGAACCTGCCAAACGTTATTGATGAGATTTCCAAGGAGGAATCTATAATGATAGTAGTGGGTGCGGAAAAAGTGCCTCCAGATGTTTATCATAAAGCAGACTGGAATGTTGCTGTAGGCAGCCAACCACATTCTGAGATCGCAGGCCTGGCAGTATTTTTGGACCGTCTTCATGCTACACGGGGTTTGGACACTTTGAAAAAAGAAATGCCGGGAGGCAATCTGAAGATCACTCCCAGTGAGAGGGGAAAGATCGTAACAGAGGTATAATTGCATGGCAAAGCGCAATCTTCAGAGGTTTCCTTCCATGGGAAAACATAATTCTGTATGGTACTGGAAACAGATAGTTTCGCCTTCAAGGGTTTTTTATCATTATTTACTGATGTCCCTTGCCAGGATCTCACCCTCCCTTCACCTAAAACACCTGCTCTATCGTAAAATGGGGATCAAGATAGGTCGTAATGTTTCCATTGCTCTTGAAGTCAACATGGATGTTTTTTTCCCGCATTTGATCGAGATCGGTGATAATACTATAATCGGTTTTAATTCAACCATTATGTGTCATGAATTCCTGATGAGAGAACATGTTACAGGTCCTGTGATCATAGGAAAAAATGTAATGATAGGGGCAAATACCACTATCTTGCCTGGAGTTAAAATTGCTGATGGGGCAGTGGTGTCTGCTCATTCTTTGGTGAACAGTGATATCAAAGGGTTTTCGGGTGGAGTACCTGCCAGACCCATTAAACAGGGTTGAAGTGTCAATGGATTATATCAAATTCTTTCATTTTTTCAAAGCTGATGCACGGGCAAGATATTTCCTATTGGGAATATGTATAATGGGGACTGCCTTTGGATTCTATTATTATGAATGGCAGCTGAGAATCTCACCCCTATACTATTGGCCTTTGATCCCTGACAGCCCCTTTTTTACATTGATGTTTGTGTTTGTACTGGCTGCCTATTCAATCGGTAAACGCAGTAACCTCTTCGATACATTCACGTTTATTGGTCTCAATAAGATCGGGTTTTGGACCCTTTTTGTGTTGATGTATGATTTTGATTACTATTTTTCACCTGATACCCGAGTATTCAGGTCGGTCCTG encodes the following:
- a CDS encoding acyltransferase — translated: MAKRNLQRFPSMGKHNSVWYWKQIVSPSRVFYHYLLMSLARISPSLHLKHLLYRKMGIKIGRNVSIALEVNMDVFFPHLIEIGDNTIIGFNSTIMCHEFLMREHVTGPVIIGKNVMIGANTTILPGVKIADGAVVSAHSLVNSDIKGFSGGVPARPIKQG
- a CDS encoding DUF1405 domain-containing protein, whose product is MDYIKFFHFFKADARARYFLLGICIMGTAFGFYYYEWQLRISPLYYWPLIPDSPFFTLMFVFVLAAYSIGKRSNLFDTFTFIGLNKIGFWTLFVLMYDFDYYFSPDTRVFRSVLFLLHIGMILCSFTLLRDIKRPKINKMGLLLTVFLITDYFDYIVGTHPYLNTPRVDVIGWAALVLTLSCWGFVWLINAEHIPKKV
- a CDS encoding MBL fold metallo-hydrolase; its protein translation is MNLRFLGGCGEVGRSAVLVDDNILLDYGMKPSDPPQYPIGGVRPDSIIVSHGHLDHCGVVPNLMDLKPDLFMTPVTRDLASLLARDTMKIAKANGQVLPFIIEDVRDFELHTNIVDYGVEFDASGYNGRLYDAGHIPGSASIYLENPTGSLIYTGDINQRETHLLGPAKPLPNADVLIVESTYFGTEHTSRPELENKFIETIKETIMGGGWALIPAFAIGRTQEVLMILEKHGIESRVDGMGVDVYNILKKHPAYLKNPGLLDKAFKLASKVNPRERSKVLDEPCVVVTTAGMLNGGPILYYLKDIYDDPRSKLLLTGYQVEGTNGRLALERGYYEYKGRTMKLAAQLELFDFSAHSGDSGLKSLVESQVDGGCKLVICVHGDNTEGFAMWINDNLDVNAVSPSIGDQIYI
- a CDS encoding tRNA (cytidine(56)-2'-O)-methyltransferase; this encodes MNIVILRIGHRPERDQRVTTHVGLTARALGADGMLLASDDKGVINSLEEVTQRWGGDFFARTVTSWKQEINNWQSGGGKVVHLTMYGQNLPNVIDEISKEESIMIVVGAEKVPPDVYHKADWNVAVGSQPHSEIAGLAVFLDRLHATRGLDTLKKEMPGGNLKITPSERGKIVTEV